A genomic segment from Bufo bufo chromosome 8, aBufBuf1.1, whole genome shotgun sequence encodes:
- the LOC121009300 gene encoding peptidoglycan-recognition protein SC2-like: protein MLRLIALLATLCAVAHGCPTILTKSQWGGRAATCRTAMATPVTYVVIHHTEGTACTTQSACITQAKNIQSYHMTSNAWCDIGYSFLVGEDGNAYEGRGWTSVGAHAPNYNSNSIGISVFGSFTSRNPNTAAINAVKSLISCGVTKGYIKSAYILKGHRNVTATDCPGNTFYNTVKTWPRFQA, encoded by the exons ATGCTGCGTCTCATCGCTCTCCTCGCCACCCTCTGCGCAGTCGCTCATG GCTGCCCCACCATCCTCACCAAGTCTCAGTGGGGGGgtcgtgctgccacctgcaggacaGCCATGGCCACTCCAGTCACATACGTGGTCATCCACCACACTGAGGGCACCGCCTGTACCACTCAATCCGCCTGCATCACCCAAGCCAAGAACATCCAGAGCTACCACATGACCAGCAACGCCTGGTGCGACATCGGCTACAG CTTCCTTGTTGGTGAAGACGGCAACGCATACGAGGGGCGTGGATGGACATCTGTGGGAGCGCACGCCCCCAACTACAACTCCAACTCCATTGGCATCAGCGTCTTCGGCTCCTTCACCA GCCGTAATCCCAACACAGCAGCCATAAACGCAGTCAAGAGTCTCATCAGCTGCGGCGTCACCAAAGGATACATCAAGTCTGCCTACATCCTGAAGGGACATCGCAACGTCACCGCCACCGACTGCCCCGGAAACACCTTCTACAACACAGTCAAGACCTGGCCCCGCTTCCAGGCATAA